A section of the Aminivibrio pyruvatiphilus genome encodes:
- a CDS encoding AbrB/MazE/SpoVT family DNA-binding domain-containing protein — MELAKITMRGQITIPVEIRKKLGVKDGDKVVFLEENGRIIMGNAAMVALREAQAAFVGEAERMGLKTEQDVVDMVKEVRREVWDERHARND, encoded by the coding sequence ATGGAACTTGCAAAAATCACGATGCGGGGACAAATCACCATCCCCGTGGAAATTCGGAAAAAATTGGGTGTAAAAGACGGTGACAAGGTTGTTTTTTTGGAGGAAAACGGCCGCATCATCATGGGAAATGCGGCCATGGTCGCGCTGAGGGAAGCACAGGCCGCTTTTGTCGGGGAAGCGGAGCGAATGGGACTGAAAACGGAACAGGACGTTGTGGATATGGTAAAAGAGGTGCGCCGCGAGGTTTGGGACGAACGCCATGCGCGTAATGATTGA